ATCTTTTTCACTTTGTATGATGAAATTAAAGTACGTAAGGTTGCATTGTTCTATCTAAAACAGACCCAACATAAATGATGATGTTGAAGTAGCTGATACAGTGAAGCACACAGAAATCTAGCATAAGGGTGGcgagacaaaaaaataataataatacataATTCAAGGGCGAGAtctataaatttaattataattttatcCCAGTACAAAATTATATCtaataaaaatcatattgaGCATTAGTAGCCAAGGGGGCGACGTTTGGTCCGTCGGTGTGTAAATAGTAGTGAGTACTATTTTGTTGTATGTGGTTTGATTGAAACAACAATCATCTAgttaagttatatatatatatatatataggaaagATGGGGAATTACCCAATTAGTCATTAACCTATTGTATTTGTACAGATTTCAATTCAACCCTAAACTTTtcgattttgttaatttagttctaatgTTTGCATGAAAATTGAATGTAGTCCTTTTAGCtaatttttatccaaaattgttgatgtggcgGTCTCATTGTATTCGTAAAATAAATTGGAAATAATTGGGTAATTTCCCCCAAGAAAGAGCGTCCTAAAAGACTTGGATGTGGTgggtaaagaaaatgaaagagaaaacaatAAGAATTTTCATTAGGTACACTAATTGGTTAATAGAAAAGTATGCATAAATTCAGTTAATGCAAGACATGGGGCATCTGAATTCACTTTCTGAATACAACATGGCACGGATCCTATACCCAACGAggaacttattattattattattgttattattattattggaaTACTTTCTTTGTCCTTTCAAAATGAACTCATacgaaagaaatttaaaaaaaaaaaatgaaacttttggTTAAGATTTCCCAAGTCCTCATGATGTGATGGCAGAACGACTCCATTTGAATTTCTACATAGATGTCAAACTTCGAATGGACTATCCCAGTACACTTaataagtaattaattaaagaaaatttacaaatttcgTGTTATTCACAGTTAATATATTGAAACTCAAATTATTTCGATTTAAATATACATAAtcatttttgaccaaaaaaatatatatatatatatacataatcatTACTCCCAAGCATATATGTTGAATAGGACTGCAAATCCAATTGAGAactctttaaaagaaaatccaaattaCGTAATTATGATAAAATGATTAGTTTTTGGGTTGGTTTGGGAACTAGATACATGACGTTGCATAAGccgtttttaaaataaatggtCATACGAattaaatgtaccaatttggatcGGACCCATTTGCGATCCACCTATAATCGGTTCAATCCATCCATTCGATGGGTCTAACACCCTCCATTGGCCATTCATAACAATACACGGACTTGGTAAATTATCTAAAATATAGTTCATATCCATGgattgtgttcattttcttaagtgtcgacaggaattcttggctgaggccagttggatggatgtgcatagaaagatgtgttcATGCTTTGAAATTGTTCGTAGGGGTCCTGGGACAGAGGTACTCCAAAGCGCGCATAGGAGTCCTgagtggattggacaatgtcactTGAGAAGTTGCAACTCATCTAATGTCAAGTCAGTTgtttttgtctcaaataaaaaaagtcagTTTGTTTTTGTGAGATAATCACTTTTGTAATTGAATAAGATTCTAACTCATAGAATGCAAGcagacctccctctctctctctctctctctctctacataaaCAAGCGCACTGCATTGATTTTCGAACATCGCCGGACGAGACACACACAATTCGCTCTCATTTTCAAAATCGATCTATCCAAAACCCTCTGTCTGTCTTTAGGCCATTTCTCCTCTTTGCCATCTCACAGTCTCACTCGCCTTTCATTCGACGCTCGTCGCTCTCTTTCCCCGAACGTTTGAAGAAAACGCGACGGTTTTTGAGGTACCCATTTCGTTTCTCGTTCCTTGAAGTTTCGGCCTTTTTCTGGGTTTTGTTCTCCGCCGCGCGCCCCtggttcttctctcttcctGCTCCGCTTTGGTTGGTGGGATCGAGCTCGTTGGGTCGTGGCTGCGGATTAggtttcgggttttgttttgtgtttttcttctttgggtACTTTGCTGTCACTCGCCGGAAGTCTCAGATCTGCGACTGGGTATATGGTTGAATGTTTTGTGCTTGTTTAGGGCGGCCCGGAAACCTTAATCTCTGCTGAACGATTGGCATTGTGAATGTTCGTTTGAATTTGACGGTTCTCTGTGTTACTTCTCTCGGGTTTGTTTTTCTGCTGCCTATTGTTGCGAGAAATGCTTAGCGTACGTGTGGCTAGGGACAGTTGCTGCATCGGCTCCTTTTCGGGACGCATTATGATGGATATGTTTTCTAATTAGTGCATCGCGGACTGTACGGACTTCCGTGCTTTCGCTTCGTGTGTGTGAGGGAGTGAACGAAAAGTCATGTTTTGAGAAAAGATGCTGCTTTTGGGTGGATGGTTTGGTGTAGTCTAGTGTATTGTGGCAGTAAATTTCAGCATCTAAGAGGTGccatgttaaaaaaatagtcTTGAGCGAACATTTGTCACACGGAAGAGATTTGATGGATAAATTGTCTCATTCTTGGTTTTGGGCATATTAATTATTAGGAAACATGGATAGTGAAAGTTTATGATGGATCTACATTTGAGAAGTAACTTGGAATAAGAAGAGCTAATCTGTGTGGAAAGATTTTGTGGAGCCAACCTCAGACAATGAAGGCTTGCTGAGTTGAGTTTATTTTAGCGATAAGAGCTTTAGTCCTTTGgccaaaaagagagataaacCAGTAGCCTGTGTGATAGTTTCATATTATTACTTAAATCACAGTAAAATGTGACAGTCAAAACCTTTTCCAGTAGTTTTGCACTCGACCAGTCAAATGGGAAGTAAAATAGTTCTGGTCAAGCATTTGTAAGGTTCTCTTGTTTGAAGGTATGAAAAAAATGTTGTACCAAGGAATGCAAGTTGAATATGTCGATATCATGTGTTTCAAGACATATGGGGCGGAGATTTTGCATTTGCTCCACTTCTGTTATGTACTCCTAGCTGCATCCAACATTGCCATAGGACCATTTCTTCTCGTTAGGTGCTTGAGTGGTTTTTGGGTGAAGATCTGTGGCTGAGGGGCAAGGTGGAAGTGCCAGTACGCAAATGCTTTTTATACCTACTTGTTAGGCATTTTGTGCCAAGTAATGAGCCCCAATCAACTTTATTACGctgtttaaaaaataaatatggttTGAATAATTATATATTCCCTTTAAATATTATACTCAATATGGTTACCTCTCTGTATTTGATTGTGCATCTTTCTTAGACTTTTTGTAAAGTTACTACTTCGATAGCAATGGTTGTATCATGAAAACTTATACTGAATTTACAAGTTCATATTTTACCTTTATTCTGGAAGTAGCATCTCTATTGGATATGCTTTATCCCATTCCCCCGTACAAAATTCCAATTTGCTTGGACACCTTGTAAAGTAGGTCTAATTTACTAGTGGTCTAACTCCATTGGATAAGCTTTATTCCATTCTCCCATTCAAAATTCCAACATTTTGTAAAGTAGATCTAACTTACTAGTGGTCTTAATTCCATTTTGCCGGTTGTTATCATGACCTCCTCTTCCCCTCTTGGTCTGTGGATGTAATTATTGCAGGATTTTTTGTTAGACAAGAATTGTGTTATACAATTTCTgcgttctttctttccatttagTTAGTGCATAATACATTTCTGTCACGGTTGCTTTATTTTGccaattcatttctcttcaagATCTATTGAGCTTCCTtaaatttttgttataaaagGAAATTTGCAGATATTGACCTCTGAGATTACAAGTATCAGCAGCCTTTCTTTGCTTACATAAAAAAATGAGGACACAAAATATTTGATGTTGACCAAATGTGACCAGCTTGTAGTATTTCCTAgtttgatttgttaattttcccccTTATCACTCTCTTCAATAGTAAGCTATATACCATGAAAACTTCCTTTGATTGTATGACTCTTTAACATGATTCTGTTTAATACCGTGCGTTTTTTTCCAATAAGAAATGGTTTTTGTGCGATACCAAAATGGATTAATTGTTGAAGGCTCTGTACTTGTGCTTGGGCGTCTTTGTTTATCGTTAGTCTCTTATGGGTATCCTCCTGCTGGATATATCGAGAGGTCAAGTAGGTTTGGCACATAGAAACATGTATGATCATGGATTAAGGTGATGAATTCTCTTGTCATGTTTCCATGCGTTGCTAATAGCTTGTTATAAGCTCTACTCTCCTGACTTGATGTGAGAGTAAAAGGAGTTGGCCACGAAGTTAGTCTATATTGACAATGCCTACTTGAAGGCCCACATTGAAATACTgagaattttgaagaaaaaaaaatctttcaatcAGTTAATGTTAACGGTGCAGTTGTTTCCATGTTTTCATTAATTGTTACCtgtttagtttttaaaaaattcctgAAGTTGTTTGCAATTGGATGTTACATCAGCTTGTCTACTGGGTATCTGCCTGCAGTCAACATCATCTGGATCAATTTAAACTCATGTGAATTTCTTATGTTCAGGTTGTGTTGTGATGGATGCTGCACCATTGACTTCTCAGCGCCGACCATTTTCAGTGAAACTATGGCCCCCGAGCAAAAATACTCGTGAAACACTTGTAGAACGGATGACAAGGAATCTCACAAGTGAATCCATTTTCACTAGGAAGTATGGAAGTTTGAGCCCGGAAGAAGCtgaggaaaatgcaaaaagaattGAAGATGAAGCTTTTACAACTGCTAATCAACATTATGAAAAAGAGCCTGATGGTGATGGAGGGTCTGCAGTGCAGCTCTATGCTAAGGAATGCAGTAAACTTATACTGGAAGTCCTCAAAAAAGGCCCAAAAGGCAAGGATGAAAAGCCGCCAACTTCTGACAGTGCTAAGGCCCCTAGAGagacattttttgatatttccAAGGGCCAGCGGGCCTTCATTGAAGCAGAGGAGGCAGAAGAACTTCTGAGACCATTGAAGGAGCctgaaaattctttcaccaAAATATGCTTTAGCAATAGAAGCTTTGGATTAGGAGCTGCTCATGTTGCTGAACCCATTCTGATTTCCCTGAAGCAACAATTGAAGGAGGTAGATTTATCTGATTTCATTGCAGGAAGGCCAGAAACAGAAGCTCTTGAAGTCATGAGCATATTTTCAGCTGCCTTGGAGGGTAGTGTTTTGAATTCTCTAAATCTTTCCAATAATGCTTTGGGTGAAAAAGGCGTCAGAGCATTTAGCGCACTCCTGAAATCACAGAGTCAATTGGAGGAGCTCTATTTAATGAATGATGGAATTTCTGAAGAAGCTGCTCGTGCAGTATGTGAGTTGATCCCTTCCACAGAAAAACTTAGAGTTCTTCATTTTCACAATAACATGACAGGAGATGAAGGGGCGATTGCTATTGCTGAGGTTGTGAAATGCTCTTCATTAATGGAGGACTTCCGCTGCTCCTCCACAAGGATTGGCTCTGATGGAGGTGTTGCCTTATCAGAAGCACTTGAAAATTGCATCCATCTGAAGAAACTTGATTTGAGGGACAATATGTTTGGTGTAGATGCTGGAGTTGCTTTGAGTAAAGCTCTTTCCAAGCACACTAATTTGACTGAGGTTTACTTGAGTTACCTGAATTTGGAAGATGAGGGGGCAATTGCTATAGCCAATGTTCTTAAAGAGACAGCCTCATCTCTTACAGTTCTAGATATGGCTGGCAATGACATAACAGCGGAAGCAGCTCCAACTTTATCTGCTTGTATAGCTGTAAAGAATCTTCTCACCAAATTGAACTTGGCTGAGAATGAGCTCAAGGATGAAGGTGCTATTCAGATTGGCAAAGCATTGCAAGAAGGCCATGAGCAGTTGACGGAAGTTGATTTGAACACCAACTCGATCAGAAGGGCTGGAGCTCGATTCTTGGCCCAGGTTGTGGTGCAGAAGCCTGGTTTCAAGTTGCTCAACATCGATGGAAATTTCATTTCGGAAGATGGGATTGATGAGGTCAAGAGTATATTCAAGAAATCCCCTGAAATGCTGGCTTCCCTAGATGAGAATGACCCTGAAGGAggtgatgaagatgaagaggacgAGGAAGGTGAAGCGGAAGGTGAAGCTGATGAAGGTGAGCTGGAGTCAAAGTTGAAGAATCTTGAAGTAGGTGAAGAGTAGGATATGTTCTTTCTAGTTTAAGGTAATTTGAATTGGCTGTCCAAGTTAGTTCAGGAACAGCTTTAATAGCCAGGAACATTTTTGCTGAATTTTTAGCTCATTACATCGTCGAGGCTCATGAACCATGAGCAGGATAATCGTAGCTCCTAGAGATGAGCATTTTTTTTACTCAGGAGGACGACCTTGGAGGAGCTGTTCGTAGGGTACTCATTTTACAGTGTACCGGGTAATCTTGTCGTATGAAGGGATTACCAGAACTTCCGTTCTAGTTACTAGCTACTAGCTACTAGCTAGTGAATTGTTTTAATGCGCTTTCTTCTCTCCTAGCTGATTTTATTCATTAATCCTTCAAGCTTTTGGGCAGCTTTTTCGCTGCCTGCTATTCTAATTTACTGGATGGATGAACGTCTGCCATCTAAGATGATAAGGTTATTTTTCTTCTCCGTACTGGGGATGAGGCGAAAGCGAGACCATCTCGACTACCTTATGAAGGAGAAGAATATGTTATATTTGTTTACAAGCCCGGGATGCGCGTAGTCCATGGGCGTGAACTGTTGAATTGAATGAATCGGAACACTTGATGCATCGTGTTTGGGTGGGTACGCATAACTTGGCCAGTGCAACCTAGCATTCCTAGATGAGCAGAAAATGCTAGAGCAAATAATCAGCAGTACGGCTTACGTCAATTGCCTATTTACGGTAGATTGAACATACAAGGATGCCAAGGATAAGATCTGATGCAGCTCTACATTTTTCTCTTCTATAAAGATAGTCTAGATGTGATTTTCAGCCCCGTTTGCATTACAGCTAAGTTATTTATTAACATGTTCATCTGAACCGCAACTagctgcattttcttcttttcttgagaaagaaaaaagcaggGAAAGATGTTCACAGAGCGTGGTTGAAATGACCAACCTGTGAAGATAACTACAACAGCGCCTTAACATctaaaataaaagcattaagTTGGACACTTAGAAGTGCCTACCCGGAAGCATCACTGCCTGACTGAATAGATAGGAAATTCAGGGGTCCTTAATCATAAGAATGCAAAACAACAAGAGAAGGGAATATGATTACAAAAGTGAATCAACGAGTACTGGATTTGCCAAAATTCTCTAATCTTCACGAACAGGCTTCAGACTCTAATTTAATTGTCCAACTTCCAGCGCTCTGCTTATTGGTTCTTGAAAGTATTgaagaga
This region of Eucalyptus grandis isolate ANBG69807.140 chromosome 8, ASM1654582v1, whole genome shotgun sequence genomic DNA includes:
- the LOC104414869 gene encoding RAN GTPase-activating protein 2, which codes for MDAAPLTSQRRPFSVKLWPPSKNTRETLVERMTRNLTSESIFTRKYGSLSPEEAEENAKRIEDEAFTTANQHYEKEPDGDGGSAVQLYAKECSKLILEVLKKGPKGKDEKPPTSDSAKAPRETFFDISKGQRAFIEAEEAEELLRPLKEPENSFTKICFSNRSFGLGAAHVAEPILISLKQQLKEVDLSDFIAGRPETEALEVMSIFSAALEGSVLNSLNLSNNALGEKGVRAFSALLKSQSQLEELYLMNDGISEEAARAVCELIPSTEKLRVLHFHNNMTGDEGAIAIAEVVKCSSLMEDFRCSSTRIGSDGGVALSEALENCIHLKKLDLRDNMFGVDAGVALSKALSKHTNLTEVYLSYLNLEDEGAIAIANVLKETASSLTVLDMAGNDITAEAAPTLSACIAVKNLLTKLNLAENELKDEGAIQIGKALQEGHEQLTEVDLNTNSIRRAGARFLAQVVVQKPGFKLLNIDGNFISEDGIDEVKSIFKKSPEMLASLDENDPEGGDEDEEDEEGEAEGEADEGELESKLKNLEVGEE